The Arachis hypogaea cultivar Tifrunner chromosome 16, arahy.Tifrunner.gnm2.J5K5, whole genome shotgun sequence genome contains a region encoding:
- the LOC112754654 gene encoding protein sym-1, whose translation MASVTHHSLLFTNLSSQPLISCVPSSPIFRLPSTQSCAHPSLTSTCSLPSFVTNLRFRNSRLSALPDDASVGSRGPGGSDSGGGSGGGDGSHAGGGDNSSFLSWYLAVLGKNPVAVKAITSAILTLIGDLICQLVIDQVRYLDLKRTFIFTLLGFVLVGPTLHFWYLYLSKLVTLPGALGALLRLVIDQFLFSPIFIAVFLATLVTLEGGPSQAIPKLKQEWFSSVVANWQLWIPFQFLNFRFVPQQFQVLAANVIALVWNVILSFKAHKVVQK comes from the exons ATGGCGTCAGTGACTCACCACTCCCTACTCTTCACTAACCTTTCTTCTCAACCACTCATTTCCTGTGTTCCTTCTTCTCCAATATTCCGTCTTCCTTCTACCCAATCCTGCGCTCACCCTTCTCTCACCTCCACCTGCTCTCTCCCTTCCTTCGTCACCAATCTCCGCTTCCGCAATTCCCGCCTCTCTGCCCTACCCGACGACGCTTCTGTCGGATCTCGTGGCCCTGGAGGCTCCGATTCCGGCGGAGGTAGTGGCGGCGGCGACGGCAGCCACGCTGGTGGAGGAGATAATTCGTCATTCTTGTCATg GTATTTGGCTGTTCTTGGAAAAAACCCTGTTGCAGTAAAAGCTATAACATCTGCAATTTTGACACTAATTGGAGATTTGATATGCCAG CTTGTAATAGACCAAGTGCGGTATTTGGACTTGAAGAGGACGTTTATTTTCACTCTGCTTGGTTTTGTCTTAGTAGGTCCAACATTGCATTTCTG GTACTTGTATCTAAGTAAATTGGTTACACTACCTGGAGCATTGGGTGCACTTTTGCGTCTTGTAATTGATCAG TTCTTATTTTCCCCCATATTCATTGCGGTTTTCTTAGCTACATTGGTCACACTTGAGGGAGGGCCATCACAAGCTATCCCCAAACTTAAACAG GAGTGGTTTTCTTCTGTTGTGGCAAACTGGCAATTATGGATACCTTTTCAATTTCTCAACTTCAGATTTGTTCCGCAGCAATTCCAG